From the Deinococcus seoulensis genome, the window GGCGGCGCGGCCTTCATCGCGCTGCTCGCCCAGGCCGAGGTGCCCCTGCAACCCGTCCCCATGACCCTCCAGACGCTGGGCGTGCTGCTGGTCGGCGCGGCCCTCGGCTGGAAACGCGCCTTCGCCGCCGTGCTGCTGTACGCCCTGGCCGGAGCGGCCGGACTGCCCGTGTACGCCGGGGGGGCCAGCGGCTTCATGAACACGGCTGGCACCGGCCTGCGCGCCAGCATCGGGTACGTCATCAGCTGGCCCTTCGCGGCCGCTCTGGTCGGATTCCTGGTGGAACGCTTCGGCCTGGACCGCCGTTTCCTGGGCACCTGCCTCGCCATGCTGGCCGGCAGCGCCGTCATCTACGCCATCGGCCTGCCCGTCCTGGGCGCCATCACCGGCCTGAAGGGCGCGGCCCTCATGACCGCCGGCCTGACCCCCTTCATCATCGGCGACAGCATCAAGCTGCTGCTGGCCGCGCTGCTGCTGCCCACCGCCTGGCAGTTCGTCCGTAAATAAGGTTCGTCCGCCGGTAAGCTGCCGCAGGCAGTGAAAAAGCCCCCCACCTTCACCTGGGTGGGGGGCTTTGCCTGGGCGTGGGTTGTCGATGTCTCCCGTATGGAAACCCCACCCCGAAGCGTGCGCCCAGTCTGCGCCGGGCGGCACTGGCACGGCATCCGCCGAAAGAGGGATGGCCGGGTAGGCCAGATGGGGGAGAGGCGCGCATGTGCCCTCTCCCCTCACCTTTCAACCGTCCTTATTCGGAAATGGGTTTGGTGGGCAGTTCCGGGGCGTTCCCGGTGCGGATGGCGGTCAGGACGCGTTCGCGGATCTCGTTTTCCATCTCGGGACGCTCGGCGATGTACGCGATGGCCTTCTCCTTGCCCTGGCCGATGCGTTCGTCGCCGTACGAGTAGAAGCTCCCGGCCTTCTTGATGATGTCCATGTCGCTGGCAAGCGTGACAAGGTCACTGAGTTGGTCGAAGCCCTTGCCGTACACCAGGGCCAGTTCGACTTCCTTGAAGGGCGCGGCGACCTTGTTCTTCACGGTCTTGACCTTCACGGTGTTCGCGACGGCGTCGTTCCCGACCTTGATGGGCTGCCCGATCTTGCGGACGTCCAGGCGCACGGAGGCGTAGAACTTCAGGGCGCGGCCGCCGGTGGTGGTTTCCGGGTTGCCGTACATCACGCCGATCTTCTCGCGGACCTGGTTGATGAAGATGGCGGCGGTGTTCGTCTTGCTGAGAATCCCGGTCAGCTTACGCAGCGCCTGACTCATGAGGCGGGCCTGCAGGCCGGGGAGGCTGTCGCCCATCTCGCCCTCGATCTCGGCGCGGGGGGTCAGGGCGGCGACCGAGTCGACGACGACGATGTCGATGGCGCCGCTGCGGACCAGCAGTTCCATGATTTCCAGCGCCTGCTCGCCGTTATCGGGCTGCGAGACGAGCAGTTCGTCGGTGTTCACGCCGAGCGCGCGGGCGTACACGGGGTCCAGGGCGTGTTCGGCGTCGATGAACGCGGCGGTCCCGCCGGCCTTCTGGGACTGCGCGATGATGCTCAGGGCCAGGGTGGTCTTCCCGCCGGATTCCGGGCCGTAGATCTCGGTGACGCGGCCCTTGGGGATGCCGCCCACGCCGAGGGCGAGGTCGAGGCTGAGGCTGCCGGTGCTGATGGTCTGCACGTCGAGTTTGCTCTCGGCGCCGAGTTTCATGATGCTGCCCTTGCCGAACGCCTTCTCGATCTGGCTCATGGCGGTGTCGATGGCCTTGGCGCGTTCCTTGGCGTCGGTGGGGGCGGCAGTGATCTCTTTTTCCTTGCTCATGGGGTCTCCTTACTGGTTGTCCGGGGCGGCCTGCGGGGCCGGGGAGGTCGTGGTGGGCGCGGTGCTGGGTTCGGTCGTGCTGGGTTCAGCGGAGGTGGGTTCAGTGATTGATTCAGTGGTGGGTTCTGTGGGGAGCGGCGCGCGGAACCGGAAGGTGCTGGCGGTCTCGTAGATGGGACCGGTCTTGCGCAGGATGCTGCGGTACAGGACCGCGCCGCCCGCCTGCCAGTTCTGCGTGAAGATCAGCGGCGGCACGCGCGGCGCCGGGCCTTTCTTGCGCGCCAGGGTGATGTGCCCCTTGAACGGTTGGTCATCGGTGCGCAGGCCCAGTTCGTGAATGCCGTCGCGCAGCGCCTGCGCCAGTTCAGTCAGGCCCTCGGCCTCGACCTTCACGAACCACACGCGCGGGCTGCCCTCGTTGGGGTGGTAGCCGGTGCCGCGCAGGTGCACCTGCATGGGCGCGAGGTCCTGCATCAGCCGCACCCCCAGGCGCTTGAGATCGTCCACGCGGTCGTTCGGCACGGCCGGCAGGTACGCCAGCGTGACGTGCATCTGGTCGGCGTTCACGTTGCGCCAGTTGCCACGCAGTTTGCGCTGCGCCTCCCGGATCGGCCCAGCGAGGTTCGCGGGAACCTTCAGCGCGAAGAACAGCCGCTGCGTGCCCGGAGGCTGGTGGTTGTCGTCGCCGCGCTCCTGCCCGGCCGCGCCGCCCGGTTTCGCGGCGCCCGGCCTGGCGGGGCGGGGCGGACGCTCGCCACGGGGGGCGCCTGCCTCGCGCTGCTCACGGGCGGTCTTCTCACGGCTGTCCTTCTCACGGCTGTCTTTCTTCTGGGGGCTGTCCTTCCGGTGGGCTGCTGCCCTGGGCCTTCCCTTCTGCTGGGCGGCCTGCCGTGCCTCGGCCAGGGCGCTCTGCAGGGCGCTGCGGCCGTCCTGCGGGGCGGCGGGTTCTGGTTTACGGGCGGTTTTCTTGATCTTCATGCGGTCCTTCCTTCGGGCCGCTGGTCGGGGGCCGGGGTGGGGGAGAGTTCGGCGGGGACGCTCAGGGCGCGGCGCAGCAGCGACAGGGCGCTCACGGCGGCGCGTTCCCGCACCTGCGCGGCGTCGCCGGGCCAGTTGACGTGCAGGGTGTCCTGTTGCGGGTCGCGGCCGTCCTGCGGGACGTTCACGGCCACGAAGGCCTGCCCGGCCCGCTCGCCGGTCGTGGCGACGACCACCGCGAGGCCCACGTCGGCCCCCAGGTGTTCGCGCGCCCCGGCGGCCAGTTCACGGGCGGCCTGCTCGCTGACGAGACCCTGGTCGCGCAGCGTGACGGGCGTGAGGCCCAGCGTGATCAGCCGCGCGTGGTCCTGCGTGACGGCGGCGTCCAGGAAGCCCGGCTGGTCGGCCAGCAGCGTGCAGAGCATTCCGGCACTGCCGGCCTCAATCACGCCCAGCGTGCGGTTCTGCAAGGCTCCCTGCGCGGCCCCGGCGAGGGTCTGGTCGTCCTCGCCCCAGGTCCAGCGGGACAGCAGTTCGCGCACGCGCTGCCGGACCGGGTGCAGCAGCGCCGCCGCCTGATCGCGGTCCGGGGCGCTGGCGGCCACGCGCACGTCCACGCCGGTCGCGCGGGCGTACGTGGCGACGCTGGGGTTCGCCTGCCGGGTCAGGTCGCCCAGCAGCTCGGCGAGGTTACTCTCGCCGATGCCCTGCGTGTGAATGGTGGTGTGTTCCAGCGCCGCGCCGGGCAGCGGCAGGCGCGGCAGCACCTGCTCGCGCCACATGCGCTGCATCTCGCGGGGCGGGCCGGGCAGCGC encodes:
- a CDS encoding biotin transporter BioY, whose protein sequence is MTHPTLARQLAPTPSALRDLLLIGGGAAFIALLAQAEVPLQPVPMTLQTLGVLLVGAALGWKRAFAAVLLYALAGAAGLPVYAGGASGFMNTAGTGLRASIGYVISWPFAAALVGFLVERFGLDRRFLGTCLAMLAGSAVIYAIGLPVLGAITGLKGAALMTAGLTPFIIGDSIKLLLAALLLPTAWQFVRK
- the recA gene encoding recombinase RecA, with the translated sequence MSKEKEITAAPTDAKERAKAIDTAMSQIEKAFGKGSIMKLGAESKLDVQTISTGSLSLDLALGVGGIPKGRVTEIYGPESGGKTTLALSIIAQSQKAGGTAAFIDAEHALDPVYARALGVNTDELLVSQPDNGEQALEIMELLVRSGAIDIVVVDSVAALTPRAEIEGEMGDSLPGLQARLMSQALRKLTGILSKTNTAAIFINQVREKIGVMYGNPETTTGGRALKFYASVRLDVRKIGQPIKVGNDAVANTVKVKTVKNKVAAPFKEVELALVYGKGFDQLSDLVTLASDMDIIKKAGSFYSYGDERIGQGKEKAIAYIAERPEMENEIRERVLTAIRTGNAPELPTKPISE
- the thpR gene encoding RNA 2',3'-cyclic phosphodiesterase, giving the protein MKIKKTARKPEPAAPQDGRSALQSALAEARQAAQQKGRPRAAAHRKDSPQKKDSREKDSREKTAREQREAGAPRGERPPRPARPGAAKPGGAAGQERGDDNHQPPGTQRLFFALKVPANLAGPIREAQRKLRGNWRNVNADQMHVTLAYLPAVPNDRVDDLKRLGVRLMQDLAPMQVHLRGTGYHPNEGSPRVWFVKVEAEGLTELAQALRDGIHELGLRTDDQPFKGHITLARKKGPAPRVPPLIFTQNWQAGGAVLYRSILRKTGPIYETASTFRFRAPLPTEPTTESITEPTSAEPSTTEPSTAPTTTSPAPQAAPDNQ
- a CDS encoding CinA family nicotinamide mononucleotide deamidase-related protein, with product MLLTEIISVGTELLFGEIVDSNAAFLARELGARGVTLHRKTVLGDNLPRLTDAIGTALDRADLVILGGGLGPTDDDLTREAIAAALNETPTEDPDQLAHLRGLYESRGRVMPEINRKQAWLIPSAEALPNPVGTAPGWFVRTTRGTPKLLVALPGPPREMQRMWREQVLPRLPLPGAALEHTTIHTQGIGESNLAELLGDLTRQANPSVATYARATGVDVRVAASAPDRDQAAALLHPVRQRVRELLSRWTWGEDDQTLAGAAQGALQNRTLGVIEAGSAGMLCTLLADQPGFLDAAVTQDHARLITLGLTPVTLRDQGLVSEQAARELAAGAREHLGADVGLAVVVATTGERAGQAFVAVNVPQDGRDPQQDTLHVNWPGDAAQVRERAAVSALSLLRRALSVPAELSPTPAPDQRPEGRTA